CTGCAAAGTTACGGTGTACAAATTCAACAAGGTATTGTAGCCAACACTCCTGAAGAAGCAGTAGAAGCCGCCCAAAAATTGAACCAGGAGACTGGTACCGAATGGTATGTGATAAAAGCTCAGATTCACGCGGGAGGCCGGGGAAAAGGGGGCGGAGTAAAACTTGCTAAAAGCCAAGAAGAAGTAAAGGAGATTTCTAATCAGATTTTGGGAATGCAGTTGGTTACACCGCAAACCGGAGAGGAAGGCAAAAAAGTGCACAAAGTGTTAGTGGCTGAAGATGTATATTATCCGGGCGAAAATGAGCCTAAAGAATATTACTTAAGCATTTTGCTTGACCGGGCTAAGGGTTGTAACGTGATTATGGCCTCCACTGAGGGCGGAATGGATATTGAAGAAGTAGCCGCAAGTACTCCCGAAAAAATCATCAAAGAGTGGATTGATCCGGGTATTGGCTTGCAGGGGTTCCAGGCTCGTAAAGTGGCTTTTGCTTTAGGCTTAGAAGGGAAGGCTTTTAAGCAGATGGTGAAATTTATTCAGGCGCTGTACAAAGCCTACATGGCCTCCGATGCTTCCCAATTTGAAATTAACCCAGTGCTAAAAACGTCGGATGATAAAATTTTGGCGGTTGATGCCAAAGTGAATCTAGACGATAGTGCACTCTACCGTCATCCGGACTTAACCGAGTTGCGTGACCTTACCGAAGAAGAGGAGCTAGAAATTGAAGCGGGCAAAGCCGGGCTGAACTACGTGAAGTTAGACGGAAACGTGGGATGTATGGTAAATGGAGCCGGACTGGCTATGGCTACTATGGATATTATCAAACAATCAGGCGGGGAACCAGCTAACTTTTTGGATGTGGGGGGTAGTGCCAACGCCGAAACCGTAGAAGCTGGATTCCGAATTATCTTAAAAGACCCCAACGTAAAGGCTATCCTAATTAATATTTTCGGCGGTATTGTTCGTTGCGACCGAGTGGCCAATGGAGTAGTTGAAGCCTACAAGAATATTGGTGATATTCAGGTACCCATCATTGTGCGTTTGCAGGGAACCAACGCCGAAGAAGGAGCTAAAATCATTGAAGAATCTGGCTTGAAAGTGTATTCGGCTATTCTGCTGAAAGATGCCGCCGACCGGGTAGAAGAAGTTGTGTAAAAAAGCAGAAAGCGGGAAGACCGAAGTAGGGATTTTAACTTCTTCCGGCTTCCCACTTTGAATGAGGTTTAATTTCTTCTGACTTCAATCTTCCCACTCTTAATCTTTCTTCGTAATTGTCATTTCTATACTGCGGGTTTCGCCATCTACGGTAATATCAACTGTCTTGTCGCACGCGCCTTCCCCGTAGTTTACCGTAACCACTGATTTTCCTTCTCGGGTAATGCTACGCTCTCCTTCTACTGCCATAAAAATTCCGTCAGCTCGGCAGCTTCGCTTATATAGTAAAGGCTCAGTAATGGTTGAAGTATAGCGCACACCATTGCGGTTAACTCCATTAGCACTCCCTACCACGGTAGTCTCGCCAGAACTTCGGTTCCAGGTTTTGTTGAATGAGCCACTGCGCTCAATCACCTGACCATCCTCCAACGTTACTTTTCCCTCGGTTAATGTAATTTGCACCTGCTGTACTCCGGCTTCCGCTCGGGAGTAAACCCGGGTTCGGGTGCCCTCCACTTTTCTTCCATCCAGGGAGAAATCTTGAAAAGTAGTAGAAACCGTGTAGGTAGCTGCATTTGTATCGGTAACGTGGGTCACAATCATGGTGCCCTCTCGCTCCCGCCCTTTCGGCCCTTCGCAGCCTTCTTGAAAGTCTAACGTTACAGTTTTGGTGAGCACTCCGTCCGCCCGCAGACGTTCCACTCCTCGTCCTACACAATCGCTCATCAGGATGGATTCAGTATTTTCCAGACGCCCGCCTTGGCTTTCGCTTTCGTACTCAGCTGCTTCGTCACTCAACAGGTCAATATCCGCAAATAGATCATCAGCAACTGCCTCATCAAGCGCGATTGCTTCAGCTTCATCAGCACTAGAGCTAACCTCTTCGCCATCTTCCTGACAAGCCGAGAAAGACACTAAAATAGCCAGAGATAGTCCGGCAGATACAATTTTCCAGTTATTAGTAAGCTTCATTTCGCTATTCGTTTGGTGAATAATATTTGTTTAGATACTTAAAAGGCAAAAAGGTTTAATTAGATATTAAATAACTTTTTTTACTTATAAATAAAACTATTCAAATATTCATCAAATTTTTAGCTAATGTGTGCGCTAATTTATTATACTTCTATCAGTAAGTTACTTATGTAAGCTTTGGGGGAAAGCAGAAAGAATGAGTGCAATAGCACTTTACACCTTTCGGCTAGTAGTTTAGGAAAGGCTGCCACTCTTTTCGCATAGAGCCGGAATGGTCGCGCAAAAATATCAGATAGGTGGGCCGATGGGGTTTTTGCTGAAGCTTCAAATTGGCTTCGTGAGGGCGACGATCTCCCTTTTGGGTATTGCAAGGTTGGCAGGCTGTTACCAGATTAGCCCAACTGGTTTTGCCTCCTTTAGACCGAGGAATCACATGGTCGAGCGTTAGGTTCTTGGGTGATCCGCAGTACTGGCAGGTGAACTTATCTCGTTTAAATACATTTTGGCGAGTTAGCACTACCCCCCGGTAAGGAAGGTTTACGTAACGGTACAGCCGGATCACTGCCGGGCAGGGGAATGTTTTATTAACCGTACGAATTTCGTCGTTTTCTGCTTCGGTAAGTAGCTCTGCCTTATTCAGAAATACTAATAGAAAAGCCCGCTCCATTGAACAAACAGTCAACGGCTGATAGTCTTGGTTTAACAGCAGCACATTACGCTTCATACTCCCGATTTCTGAATGGTGGGTGAGAAAATTCTTTCCAATGCATACGACTAAAATTTCATCTGATCCAGTTCTCGGTTCGTATCACGTCGCTTAATATCATCTCGTTTATCATACAGTTTTTTTCCTTGAGCCAGTGCAATCTCCATCTTAGCTAATCCACGATTATTAATAAAAAGCCGGGTAGGCACAATCGTTAGCCCCTTTTCACTCATTTTGCTCTCTAATTTAGCTAATTCTTTCTTTTTCAAAAGAAGCTTACGTTCGCGGGTGGCTTCGTGGTTGTAATGCGTACCCTGGCTGTAGGGAGTAATATGCATTTGTTTTACAAACAGCTCATGATTATTAAAGTAGCAGTAAGCCTCTTGTAAACTTACCTTCCCCTCTCGTATCGATTTAATCTCCGTTCCCATCAGCTTTAATCCAGCTACGTAAGTATCCAAGAAATGGTACTCAAACCGAGCTTTTCTATTTTTTACCGATACTTGACTGGAAAATTTTGGTTTTTCTTGCTTGCCCATACTTACCCAATAAACAATAACTTTTAGTAACGAACACCTAATTTAATAGGGATAAATGGCTTCACCAACCTATTCCCTACTATTGTTTTACATTTTCTAAATTCAATACCCGTAATAACCCTACAACTAAGGAAAAAAGAAATATCTTGTTTCTCTCCTCTAAAATTTTTCACCAACTTGAGCTTCTTCTCATAAACAATTTCTCTATGAAATGGCAAGAAAAAGGTTGGTTAAAAAAATACTTAACTACCCGCCACCACTACGTACTGCACCAGGAGTTTCAGCGACTAAAAGATCAAAAATCTACGTCGGCAGCCTTTGACCAACTCATTTATGAGTTAATGCAAGCTACCGGATTATTGTACGGCTACCCAGCTCAAATGCCGTATTCTTACAAAACGCTACTGAAATCGCTCAAAGTAGACCAACTTACGGATCAGCAACGGTGGAAAATTTTACTATTAGAAAGTTTACTAAATAGTGCTCTTACTACCAACCGATACCACAGCCTAAAAAGAGAGGTTGATTTTGCTGATGCTATTTCAGAGGTGACGTACCGGATTGGAGAATACTACGTTGCCCTGTACCCTAATATTAAACCTAAGTCGCGGGGTGGCTTTTTAGCTCGCTCATCAAAAACTGGAATTGATTTTTCGGAACAAGCCCTGGATGCCCGTACCCAATCTATGGCTTCTAATACCAAAGATGAATTTTGGCAAGCCATTATGCACAGTGCGCTTTCTTTTATTGATGTCTACTGCTTTCATCCCTGGATTCAATCGTACGCTGATACTGATAAGAGAGAGAAAGTGATAAAGAGCCATATTCGGTTACGGTTGTTAATTTTATACGTACTTTCCTCGGCCGCCTGGGCCAACGGAATTGTTGAAAAAGAAGAAAAAGAATTTTTGGAGTATTTTCTAACGCTATCTCAGTTACCCGAGGATTTAGAAGAGCAGGGTAAGAAAATGATTTTGGAACGGGTAAGCATGGAAAACATCAAGTGGAGCGAAGTTAAATCGCCCGTTCTTAAGCGGTACTTACTTGAGTTGGCTACCATGATTATTTTATCAGATAAGGTAATTAGCAAATCTGAGCGGCAGTTTTTGGATGAATTACGCGATAAGCTCAACCTCTCTGAAAAAGAGACTCAGCACAGTATTCTAGCGGTAGAGAGTTTTGTGGTGGAACATTGGCAGAATATTCCGTACCTCAACGGCAATAAAGACGTAGAAGCCATGACGATGTACTTGCTGGCCAAGCTTCGTCCCTATCTGCAAGAAGAGTTACCGATACTGAAAAAGTACTTAGAGCAAGAGTCTGGTGTAGACGCACTGTTGCAACGCTCTCAAATTGAGACAATTGGTACTAATGAGCGCAAGAAAATTCGGCAAGGGCTTCTGGCGGCTATTCAGGCCACTCCCGCTTTCCAGAGCGCAGTAGTACCTCGTTCGGTATTAACTTACTCCGTGCTGTTAGAAACAATTCCAGGTGGACTATTCGCCCGTTATCAGCCTAATAATGAGTGATGAAAGTTACATTATTCATTAATCATTGTTCATTAATCACTATTCATCAATCATTACTTTGCTTGCCAAATTTTAGGCGAGGGTTGGGGCTAGCAGTTAGGGTGTCGGTTTGTCCGCCTAAATACTGATAATGAGCGGCCATAGCAATCATAGCGGCATTGTCAGTGCAGTACTCAATTTTCGGAATGTACACCTGCCATTGTTTTTGCTGGGCTAATACCTTCAGTTGGTTTCGCAACCCTGAGTTAGCGGACACCCCTCCGGCAATAGCAATTTCACGAATACCCGTCTGGCTAACAGCAGCTTCTACTTTTTCTAACAACATGCTAATGAGAGTAGCTTGTACGCTGGCGCATAAATCAGGTAGATTTTCTTCAACAAATCGCTCGTTTTGCTTAATCTGATCACGCAGAAAATAAAGCACGGCGGTTTTTATCCCACTAAATGAAAAATTTAGGTCAGGCATTGAAGTAATGGGAAAAGAAAATCGTTTAGGGTTTCCTTGTTGGGCAATACGATCTAAATGAGGGCCACCCGGATAAGGCAACCCTAGCAACTTGGCAATCTTATCAAATGCCTCGCCTACCGCATCGTCCAGCGTTTCACCAATGATTTCCATATCCAGATAATCGCGAACTACTACGAGCTGGGTATGACCTCCGCTTACCGTCAGACAGAGAAACGGAAACTGAGGTTGGGGCGACTCAATGAAGTGCGCTAAAATATGAGCCTGCATATGGTTAACCGAAAGCAAAGGAATCTGTAAACCCCAAGCCAGCGATTTCACAAAAGAAGAGCCTACTAGTAATGCTCCTAACAAGCCTGGCCCCTGGGTGTAAGCCGCTGCGTTCAGCATAGTTTTTGTTATATTTGCATCCCGAAGGGCCTGATGTACTATTGGAACAATATTTTGTTGGTGAGCCCGAGAAGCTAATTCCGGAACCACACCCCCGTAGTTTTCATGAACCGCTTGAGTAGCAACAATGTTACTAAGTATTTCCCCGTTTTTACTAATAGCTGCTGAGGTCTCATCGCAAGATGATTCCACCGCCAGAATAATAGGGAAAGAGGGATCAGGTCTCGTACTTTTACGCATGATTTAATAAAAAAGAAGCAGTTGCGCGACGCATTTAGGGAGTAGAGTCTGCGTTGCAATATAGCAGAGTGCTAGTGTAATTTGAAAGAAAAACATCCAAATACCACCCGCAGTATTACTAAACGAATTGCTAAGCCAATCTTATGGCTGATGGCTATTCTTATTCTGCTATTTATTGCAGTGGTGGGTGCCGTACAAATCCCTCAGGTGCAAACCCAACTGGTGCAGTATCTAGCCAAAAGCATTACCGAACGAACGGGATTCTCTACTTCTATTGAAGGAGTACATATTAAGTGGTTTGACACCGGAGTGCTAGATAGCGTTACGATCATGGACGATGAGAACCGCCCCATGATTATTGCCAACCACCTTACGGTAGATTTTGATATACGAACGATTGTTGATGACGGCAATATTTTTATTGACGAAGCGCAGGTAAAAGGCGGAGTGCTCAATTTGCGAAAAGATGCAGCAGATGCTACGTTAAACATCACCCGCTTTATTGATACGGTCAAATCCATTATTCGTAAGCCGCGCAACCCAAAAGTACGCTCAACTCCTCCCTTATTTACCATTAGTGAAGTTAGCTTGGAGGAAGTAACCTTTCAATACCACGATGCTGGTGCGAACTTACTACCCGATCGATTCGACTATAATCACTTTACTGTATACGATATTTACGCTGATGCCTCTAACCTCCAGATTGTAGCCGATACCCTACAGGTAGATATTCACCACATGCGGGGATACGAGCCTGACTACGACTTAACTATTGATGACTTTAGCGGATTCTACCGGTTTACTAACCACAGTATGCTGTTTCAAGATTTTGAACTGCACGCCGGTAACTCAGTACTGCGCGACTCACTCGTCTTCAATTACCGTACTAAAGCCAGTCTGGGCTATTTCAATGACAGTGTAACCTTAGTGGCCAATATTAAAGACTCTGAGCTACATGCGGAAGACTTGGCTCGCTTTGCCCCTACGCTACTGGGGTACGATGATGCCTATCGGGTATCGGGATACTTCAACGGGCAGGTTAGTGATTTTACCTTAAGCGATATGACCTTCTCGTTTGGTAATACCAGCCAGTTAGTGGGAAAAGTGAGCTTTGACGGTTTGCCCGAAACCAAAGAAGCCTTTACTGATTTACAGCTCAAAAACTCACGGGTAAGTGCTGCCGACCTCCGACAGTACGTAAATAACGAAAAAGCCTATCGCACCATAGAGAAATTCGGTACGGTTGATTTTAATGCTGAGTTTTTAGGCTTTCCTGACGACTTTGTGGCTAACGGACAGTTTACTACTCGCTTAGGTGGCATTGAGTCGGATATCAATCTTAAGTTGGAAGACACTCCGATTTATTCGGGAAGCTTATCATTGCAAGATTTTGATTTAGGCACTTTAACTGATGAACCGGAGCTGCTCCAGCGAACTAGTTTTCAAGGGTACATTGAAGGAGAAGGAATTACGGTGGAAGCCGCTCGCTTTAACTTAGCAGCTGAGTTCGACTACCTTGGCCTCAATCAGTATACCTATCAAAACATCACCACCGACGCCCGGCTGGCTCGATCTTTCTTCGAGGGAAAACTTACCATTGATGACCCTAACCTACGCTTCACTGCCGATGGAACGCTAGATTTTAGAGAAGGAGAAGAGCGTATTAAGCTAGCGGCTAAATTGGATACCGCCTTCTTCCATGAATTGAACCTATCGGACAAATATCTGTTTTTGAGCACACAAATTGATGCCGACACCCGCGGGCTAAAAGTAGACGATCTGAGCGGGCGAGCGGCCTTCGACGATCTGTACATTGCTTACGATGATCGCCAGCTATTCATTGACTCGCTTCGGTTCCAGTCGGATTTTGATAGTCTTTCTCGTCAGGTGAAAGTACAGACCGAGCGCGTTAAGGCCGAACTTGTTGGTAACTTCAAATTTACTACCCTAGTAAGCGATATTCAGAAGTTGGCTAAAGAATATCAACTAATCTTCAGAAATGATAGAGAAGAACTTAATAAATATTACGCCACTCGTCAAGTAGACTCCATTCAGCATTACCAAGACCAGTCCTACGAAATTTCCTATCGAGTGGAGCTTAAAAATGCTAATCCCTTGTTACAAATGTTTGTCCCAGAGGTAGTTCTATCGCAAAACTTTGAGGCCAACGGGCGGCTTACGGGGGGCTACACCAATATTTTTAGCGTTCATTCTACCTTTGACACCTTGCAGTTCCGAGATCATTATTTCTATGATAATAGTATAGAATTCACCACCTCTAAAATAGTAGATAGCACCAGTGTATTAGCGATGCTTTACATGGAGTCGGCTCAGCAGAATATTGCTACTAGCAACCTGCAGGCACCTATGGAAGATTTATCAATCGAGGCAATTTGGAGCGGCGACCATATTGACTTTCAGCAGTACATCCGGCGTCAGGGTACTGATAACTACGCTAACTTACTCGGAGAAGTAGAATTCTTGAACGACAGTACACTTATTCGTTTCCAACCTTCCAACTTACAGGTGCTAGATCAGCGTTGGGAGTTTTCGCCCCAAAATCAAATCTTAATCTCTAATCAGGAAATAATTTTTGATCAGTTTAAAGTGTTTAGCGGTACAGACGACGTTCAGCAAGAAATATCAGCCATTGGCACGCTCTCTACTGATCCGAATAAGCAGTTAACCGTCAATATCAATCGCTTTCAGATAGCGAACCTCAGTCCTATTTTGGAGGAAGAGTACGAAGGGGAAATTAACGGGTTTGTAGACCTGAGGGGAATGCTCACTAACCCGGCTGACACACTGCAAAGTCTGATTTTAGATAGCGAGATTGCGGTGAACGACTTCACGATTAACGCATTTGAGGTAGGTAACATTATTGGGTTAGCCAAGTGGAATAATCAGCGGCAAAACCTCAACTTAAACGTAATGGTAAACCGCGATGGGCAGCGTATAATTTCTATTAATGGTGAGTACGATCCTAAACAGGAGGAAGATCAGCTAGACCTGAAAGCAAACCTTCGGGGAGCATCTATCACAATTGCTGAGCCCTACGTTGATGATTTTTTCACCGAACTAGAAGGCAATGTAAACGGTACAATTGATATTACTGGTCGCCTAAACTATCCTATTTTACGAGGTAACGGTACGCTGGCCGATGGGCACATCAGAATTAACTACCTAAACACCCGCTATAATTTTGATGGAGGCGTATTCTTTGATGCTAATACTATTGGGGTAGAAGACCTTGTTCTTCAAGATGAGCGGAAGCAAACGGCCACCTTCAACGGTGGTATTTTTCACGATGGGTTTCGCGACTTTGTACTTGACCTCAATGGTTCACTTAGTAATGTGGCGGTGCTAAATACTACGCTGCAAGATAACGACATGTTCTACGGAAGAGGCTACGCGACCGGAACTGTCTCCTTGTTAGGGGCCATTGATAATCTGGATATTACCGCCCGGGCTAAGACTGAGAAGGGAACCAAGATATACATCCCGGTGGGTGGTATTGAAGGGGTAGAGCAATCTGACTTTATCAAGTTTGTAAAGACTGACTCACTACTTGCAGCGGAGAGCAAAATTGATAAAGTGAGCCTCACTGGCTTAAACCTAGACTTGGATATTGAAGTAACCCCCGATGCCTACGGTGAAATTATCTTTGATGTGAAAACCGGCGATATTATCCGAGGGAGAGGCCAAGGGCAAATGCAAATGCTTATCAGCTCTCAGGGCGACTTCACTATGTTTGGTGACCTGCGATTTGTAGAAGGTGGGTACAATTTTACGCTTTACAATATCATCAACAAGGA
This region of Tunicatimonas pelagia genomic DNA includes:
- a CDS encoding translocation/assembly module TamB domain-containing protein gives rise to the protein MAILILLFIAVVGAVQIPQVQTQLVQYLAKSITERTGFSTSIEGVHIKWFDTGVLDSVTIMDDENRPMIIANHLTVDFDIRTIVDDGNIFIDEAQVKGGVLNLRKDAADATLNITRFIDTVKSIIRKPRNPKVRSTPPLFTISEVSLEEVTFQYHDAGANLLPDRFDYNHFTVYDIYADASNLQIVADTLQVDIHHMRGYEPDYDLTIDDFSGFYRFTNHSMLFQDFELHAGNSVLRDSLVFNYRTKASLGYFNDSVTLVANIKDSELHAEDLARFAPTLLGYDDAYRVSGYFNGQVSDFTLSDMTFSFGNTSQLVGKVSFDGLPETKEAFTDLQLKNSRVSAADLRQYVNNEKAYRTIEKFGTVDFNAEFLGFPDDFVANGQFTTRLGGIESDINLKLEDTPIYSGSLSLQDFDLGTLTDEPELLQRTSFQGYIEGEGITVEAARFNLAAEFDYLGLNQYTYQNITTDARLARSFFEGKLTIDDPNLRFTADGTLDFREGEERIKLAAKLDTAFFHELNLSDKYLFLSTQIDADTRGLKVDDLSGRAAFDDLYIAYDDRQLFIDSLRFQSDFDSLSRQVKVQTERVKAELVGNFKFTTLVSDIQKLAKEYQLIFRNDREELNKYYATRQVDSIQHYQDQSYEISYRVELKNANPLLQMFVPEVVLSQNFEANGRLTGGYTNIFSVHSTFDTLQFRDHYFYDNSIEFTTSKIVDSTSVLAMLYMESAQQNIATSNLQAPMEDLSIEAIWSGDHIDFQQYIRRQGTDNYANLLGEVEFLNDSTLIRFQPSNLQVLDQRWEFSPQNQILISNQEIIFDQFKVFSGTDDVQQEISAIGTLSTDPNKQLTVNINRFQIANLSPILEEEYEGEINGFVDLRGMLTNPADTLQSLILDSEIAVNDFTINAFEVGNIIGLAKWNNQRQNLNLNVMVNRDGQRIISINGEYDPKQEEDQLDLKANLRGASITIAEPYVDDFFTELEGNVNGTIDITGRLNYPILRGNGTLADGHIRINYLNTRYNFDGGVFFDANTIGVEDLVLQDERKQTATFNGGIFHDGFRDFVLDLNGSLSNVAVLNTTLQDNDMFYGRGYATGTVSLLGAIDNLDITARAKTEKGTKIYIPVGGIEGVEQSDFIKFVKTDSLLAAESKIDKVSLTGLNLDLDIEVTPDAYGEIIFDVKTGDIIRGRGQGQMQMLISSQGDFTMFGDLRFVEGGYNFTLYNIINKEFNIEPGSSIAWLGDPYGGVLDIQATYAQVASLAPLVVDPNQRDNDEVRRKYPTEVALELTGDLMSPDIDFDINILNYPQNNLWLRTAVETLNNTVAYDQEELNRQVFSLIVLRQFSEQGSFDVGGSVGSSVSELLSNQFSYWLSQVDENLEIDVDLGSFDNDRFNTFQLRLSYSFLEGRLRVTRDGGFTDLNNNANAATVIGDVSVEYLLTDDGRYRVKMYNRNNFNSLTNPLNQDFNTTQGISLMYIQSFDKVRDLLTSTRNRVIQERKDDSQVDKGDAPKPLSQSTEKATEPELRKTLPK
- the tsaD gene encoding tRNA (adenosine(37)-N6)-threonylcarbamoyltransferase complex transferase subunit TsaD, whose translation is MRKSTRPDPSFPIILAVESSCDETSAAISKNGEILSNIVATQAVHENYGGVVPELASRAHQQNIVPIVHQALRDANITKTMLNAAAYTQGPGLLGALLVGSSFVKSLAWGLQIPLLSVNHMQAHILAHFIESPQPQFPFLCLTVSGGHTQLVVVRDYLDMEIIGETLDDAVGEAFDKIAKLLGLPYPGGPHLDRIAQQGNPKRFSFPITSMPDLNFSFSGIKTAVLYFLRDQIKQNERFVEENLPDLCASVQATLISMLLEKVEAAVSQTGIREIAIAGGVSANSGLRNQLKVLAQQKQWQVYIPKIEYCTDNAAMIAMAAHYQYLGGQTDTLTASPNPRLKFGKQSND
- a CDS encoding HNH endonuclease; this encodes MKRNVLLLNQDYQPLTVCSMERAFLLVFLNKAELLTEAENDEIRTVNKTFPCPAVIRLYRYVNLPYRGVVLTRQNVFKRDKFTCQYCGSPKNLTLDHVIPRSKGGKTSWANLVTACQPCNTQKGDRRPHEANLKLQQKPHRPTYLIFLRDHSGSMRKEWQPFLNY
- the smpB gene encoding SsrA-binding protein SmpB, whose protein sequence is MGKQEKPKFSSQVSVKNRKARFEYHFLDTYVAGLKLMGTEIKSIREGKVSLQEAYCYFNNHELFVKQMHITPYSQGTHYNHEATRERKLLLKKKELAKLESKMSEKGLTIVPTRLFINNRGLAKMEIALAQGKKLYDKRDDIKRRDTNRELDQMKF
- the sucC gene encoding ADP-forming succinate--CoA ligase subunit beta, which gives rise to MNIHEYQAKNLLQSYGVQIQQGIVANTPEEAVEAAQKLNQETGTEWYVIKAQIHAGGRGKGGGVKLAKSQEEVKEISNQILGMQLVTPQTGEEGKKVHKVLVAEDVYYPGENEPKEYYLSILLDRAKGCNVIMASTEGGMDIEEVAASTPEKIIKEWIDPGIGLQGFQARKVAFALGLEGKAFKQMVKFIQALYKAYMASDASQFEINPVLKTSDDKILAVDAKVNLDDSALYRHPDLTELRDLTEEEELEIEAGKAGLNYVKLDGNVGCMVNGAGLAMATMDIIKQSGGEPANFLDVGGSANAETVEAGFRIILKDPNVKAILINIFGGIVRCDRVANGVVEAYKNIGDIQVPIIVRLQGTNAEEGAKIIEESGLKVYSAILLKDAADRVEEVV